One stretch of Nitrospirota bacterium DNA includes these proteins:
- a CDS encoding aconitate hydratase, giving the protein MGNNLVYKILGSHLVEGTLTAGTEIAIRIDQTLTQDATGTMTYLQFEAMDVPRVKTELSVSYVDHNTLQDGFENADDHRYLQTVASKYGIYYSKAGNGICHQVHLERFGRPGRTLLGSDSHTPTGGGIGMIAIGAGGLDVAAAMGGGPFYLTCPKVVKINLTGKLQPWVSAKDIILTILKMLTSKGNVGTVIEYGGDGIKTLSVPERATITNMGAELGVTTSIFPSDDITRSFLKAQRRESDWLALAADVDADYHRVIELDLGTIVPLMAQPHSPDNIGTVKELAGTKVDQVMVGSCTNSSYRDLMIVASMLKGRRVFPDVSFGVAPGSRQVLEMIARNGAMADIVSAGARILESTCGFCIGSGQAPKTDAISVRTSNRNFEGRSGTKSAKVYLASPESAVAAALTGGIMDPRDLEIPYPEIAMPEQFWTNDSMVLPPAKDPLSVTVYRGPNIGDPPAAEPLPDVIHGVVTIKVGDKITTDHIMPAGSRLKYRSNIPKYAEFVFEGVDASFAKRALENKKTGKHNVVIAGASYGQGSSREHAAICPMYLGVKTVIAKSFERIHAANLINFGILPLTFTNEADYDAIGANDEIEIAAIKAALEAGTDLMLNDTTNGNRVPLKYTLSMRQRDILLAGGMLNYTKTQTK; this is encoded by the coding sequence ATGGGTAATAATCTCGTTTACAAAATATTGGGATCACATCTGGTCGAAGGAACGCTTACAGCGGGTACCGAGATCGCGATCAGGATCGATCAGACACTAACCCAGGACGCGACCGGCACCATGACCTATCTGCAGTTCGAGGCCATGGATGTGCCGCGGGTCAAGACCGAGCTTTCGGTGAGCTACGTGGACCACAACACGCTCCAGGACGGGTTCGAGAACGCCGATGACCACCGGTATTTGCAGACCGTCGCATCAAAATACGGGATCTACTATTCGAAAGCGGGGAACGGCATCTGTCACCAGGTGCACCTTGAGCGTTTCGGAAGGCCCGGCAGGACGCTCCTCGGGTCCGATTCTCATACGCCCACCGGCGGCGGCATCGGTATGATCGCCATCGGCGCAGGCGGACTTGACGTGGCAGCGGCCATGGGAGGCGGACCGTTCTACCTCACCTGTCCCAAGGTCGTAAAAATAAATTTAACCGGCAAACTTCAGCCCTGGGTATCGGCCAAGGACATCATCCTCACAATCCTCAAGATGCTCACGAGCAAAGGTAACGTCGGCACCGTGATAGAATATGGCGGCGACGGGATCAAAACGCTTTCCGTACCCGAGCGCGCGACCATCACAAACATGGGCGCGGAACTTGGGGTGACCACATCGATCTTTCCAAGCGATGACATTACCCGTTCATTTCTCAAGGCACAGAGAAGAGAGTCTGATTGGCTTGCACTCGCTGCTGATGTTGATGCGGATTATCACCGGGTGATCGAACTTGACCTCGGCACGATCGTACCGCTCATGGCACAGCCGCACTCCCCTGATAATATCGGTACGGTGAAGGAGCTGGCGGGAACGAAAGTGGACCAGGTCATGGTCGGCTCATGCACCAACTCATCGTATCGTGACCTGATGATCGTGGCGTCGATGTTGAAAGGAAGAAGGGTCTTTCCGGATGTGAGCTTCGGCGTAGCGCCCGGGTCCCGCCAGGTGCTCGAGATGATCGCCAGGAACGGTGCAATGGCTGATATCGTCTCCGCGGGAGCGAGGATCCTCGAATCGACGTGCGGTTTCTGCATCGGGAGCGGCCAGGCGCCGAAGACCGACGCGATCTCGGTCCGCACGAGCAACAGGAACTTTGAAGGCCGCTCCGGCACAAAGAGCGCGAAGGTCTATCTCGCCAGTCCCGAGTCCGCTGTTGCCGCCGCGCTCACCGGCGGGATCATGGATCCCCGTGATCTCGAAATCCCCTATCCCGAGATCGCCATGCCCGAACAATTCTGGACCAACGACTCGATGGTCCTTCCCCCTGCCAAGGACCCGCTGTCGGTGACCGTCTACCGGGGCCCGAACATCGGCGATCCGCCTGCTGCAGAACCGCTTCCCGACGTCATTCATGGCGTGGTAACGATCAAGGTCGGCGACAAGATCACAACGGACCACATTATGCCTGCGGGATCGCGATTGAAATACCGCTCGAATATTCCGAAGTACGCGGAGTTCGTGTTCGAGGGAGTCGATGCGTCCTTTGCAAAAAGAGCGCTTGAGAACAAAAAAACAGGAAAGCACAATGTCGTGATCGCAGGAGCGAGCTATGGTCAGGGTTCGAGCCGCGAACATGCGGCCATCTGTCCCATGTACCTGGGCGTCAAGACAGTGATCGCAAAATCGTTTGAGCGCATCCATGCGGCGAACCTCATCAACTTCGGCATTCTGCCGCTCACCTTCACGAACGAAGCTGATTATGATGCGATCGGAGCAAATGATGAGATCGAAATCGCCGCGATCAAAGCAGCCCTCGAGGCGGGAACGGACCTGATGCTCAATGACACGACGAATGGCAATCGTGTTCCGCTGAAATATACATTGAGCATGAGACAACGGGACATTCTTCTGGCTGGCGGGATGCTGAACTACACAAAAACGCAGACGAAATAA
- a CDS encoding branched-chain amino acid transaminase, with translation MLKATEKIWMNGSFVKWDDAKVHILTHTLHYGTGVFEGIRCYKTDSGSAVFRLQEHVNRLFDSAHICLMDIPFTREAVAEAILETIRVNKIDACYIRPLAYIGYGAMGVFPKENPIELAIGVWPWGVYLGEEALKNGIRVKISSFSRPNVNATMVRSKTTANYANSLLAKREALKDGYDEAILLDTEGYVAEGSGENVFMIRKGVIKTPPLTAILEGITRDTIIQLAAERGMRLVEERFTRDDLYIADEAFFTGTAAEITPIREVDNRSIGEGKPGPVTKELQAAFFDIVHGRDNRHAGWLTSITAKQPTMKK, from the coding sequence ATGCTTAAGGCAACAGAAAAGATATGGATGAACGGATCGTTCGTGAAGTGGGACGATGCGAAGGTGCATATCCTTACGCACACGCTCCATTACGGGACCGGCGTGTTCGAAGGCATCCGCTGCTACAAAACCGATTCCGGTTCGGCCGTGTTCAGGCTGCAGGAGCACGTCAACCGGCTTTTCGACTCGGCCCATATCTGTCTGATGGATATTCCGTTTACCCGCGAGGCCGTTGCGGAGGCGATACTCGAGACCATCCGCGTGAACAAGATAGACGCTTGCTACATCAGACCGCTTGCCTATATCGGCTATGGGGCAATGGGCGTTTTCCCGAAGGAGAATCCTATTGAGCTCGCGATCGGCGTCTGGCCGTGGGGCGTCTATCTCGGCGAAGAAGCGCTGAAGAACGGCATCCGGGTAAAGATCTCGTCTTTCAGCCGGCCCAATGTAAACGCGACCATGGTGCGCTCGAAGACCACGGCGAACTATGCCAACTCTCTGCTTGCCAAGCGCGAAGCGCTCAAGGACGGCTACGACGAAGCCATACTGCTCGATACTGAAGGATACGTAGCCGAAGGGAGCGGAGAGAACGTATTCATGATTCGGAAAGGCGTGATCAAGACGCCTCCGCTCACCGCCATTCTTGAAGGCATCACTCGTGACACGATCATCCAGCTTGCCGCCGAGCGCGGGATGCGTCTCGTCGAGGAGCGGTTTACTCGGGATGATCTCTATATCGCCGATGAGGCTTTCTTCACCGGCACGGCCGCGGAGATCACTCCGATCCGTGAAGTGGACAATCGCAGCATCGGTGAAGGCAAGCCGGGACCGGTGACGAAGGAGCTGCAGGCCGCGTTCTTCGACATCGTCCACGGCCGTGACAACCGACATGCGGGCTGGCTCACCTCCATCACGGCGAAGCAGCCGACGATGAAAAAATAA
- a CDS encoding C40 family peptidase — MKKLISLLLPWLFTVFLPVTGVGQEPTNAELGIVSAPLANVHEEPVSKSRLETQVLMGDEVLILGKQDNRYRVKIPSQGNREGWIQQEAVDIPKDKGRSYLNANRQWIVITTPKAEAMILDRTGDHKVSLYAGTRLPVIQTTEKGHKVQFPDRSVAIIDVAETMPVKSADPVINDTRPEEVTKTAKQFLNVRHLSGGISAQGMDISGLIYITYRIHGFPLSTDRASFKDRAERVSKKELEPCDILVFYGEGLGLYLGSGRFIQVPKKKSAQLAGIQDRRFASSLQYGLRIIGAGQPDEKKNMAAMTADDILLAQARISKLPLNKRIASWASRFIGTPYDTDPLGLYVRTNRIVADEKVDCMYLTFRSVELAQTSTPGEAIDRALSLRFITQGKVTDGLVANYDERFQYGEDMVLSSKWGKNITADLGATRQIAGSRGKDTVDILPKNVLATRALQKKLQDGDIIYWVKDPKKRVVEEIVAHLSIVRIKSGKPYLIHAAGDKDRQDKFGGGVVKEVPFSDYVRNMRFIGAFVTRFEQ, encoded by the coding sequence ATGAAAAAACTAATCTCCCTACTACTACCCTGGTTATTTACCGTTTTCCTCCCCGTCACGGGTGTTGGTCAAGAGCCCACAAACGCTGAGTTGGGGATCGTGTCCGCGCCGCTCGCGAACGTGCATGAAGAGCCGGTATCGAAATCAAGGCTCGAAACGCAGGTGCTCATGGGTGATGAAGTGCTGATCCTGGGAAAACAGGATAATCGTTACCGCGTGAAGATCCCGAGCCAGGGAAATCGCGAAGGCTGGATCCAGCAGGAAGCGGTCGACATCCCAAAGGACAAAGGCCGATCCTACCTGAACGCGAATCGTCAGTGGATCGTTATTACGACGCCGAAGGCCGAGGCGATGATCCTGGACAGGACCGGTGACCACAAGGTCTCACTGTATGCCGGCACGCGCCTGCCGGTGATCCAGACCACCGAAAAGGGGCATAAGGTCCAGTTCCCCGACAGGTCGGTTGCGATCATCGATGTTGCGGAAACAATGCCCGTGAAATCCGCTGATCCCGTCATAAACGATACCAGGCCCGAGGAAGTTACAAAGACGGCAAAGCAGTTCCTGAACGTCCGGCACCTCAGCGGCGGGATTTCGGCACAGGGCATGGACATCAGCGGCCTGATCTATATCACCTACCGGATCCACGGGTTCCCGCTCAGCACGGATCGCGCGTCGTTCAAAGACAGGGCCGAGCGTGTATCGAAAAAAGAGCTTGAACCCTGCGACATCCTTGTTTTTTATGGCGAAGGTCTCGGTTTGTACCTTGGGAGCGGGCGGTTTATCCAGGTTCCGAAAAAAAAATCGGCGCAGCTCGCCGGGATCCAGGATCGACGGTTTGCCAGCTCGCTCCAGTATGGTCTTCGAATCATCGGCGCCGGTCAGCCGGATGAGAAAAAGAACATGGCTGCCATGACCGCCGATGATATCCTGCTTGCGCAGGCGCGGATTTCGAAACTTCCGCTGAACAAGCGGATCGCCTCCTGGGCTAGCCGCTTTATCGGGACGCCCTATGATACGGACCCCCTCGGCCTCTATGTGCGCACCAACCGCATCGTGGCTGATGAAAAGGTCGATTGCATGTATCTTACTTTTCGTTCGGTAGAGCTCGCCCAGACAAGCACTCCCGGTGAGGCCATTGACCGGGCGCTCAGCCTGCGGTTCATCACCCAGGGCAAGGTCACGGACGGACTTGTCGCGAACTACGACGAGCGCTTTCAGTACGGCGAGGACATGGTTTTGAGTTCCAAGTGGGGAAAGAACATCACCGCTGACCTCGGCGCGACCAGGCAGATCGCGGGCTCACGCGGCAAAGACACTGTCGACATCCTGCCGAAAAATGTCCTCGCGACGCGGGCGCTCCAGAAGAAGCTGCAGGATGGCGACATCATCTACTGGGTCAAGGACCCGAAGAAACGCGTGGTTGAGGAGATCGTGGCCCACCTTTCGATCGTCAGGATCAAGTCCGGCAAGCCTTACCTGATCCATGCTGCCGGAGACAAGGACCGGCAAGACAAGTTCGGCGGAGGCGTGGTCAAAGAAGTTCCCTTTTCCGATTACGTGCGAAATATGCGGTTCATCGGCGCATTTGTTACGCGGTTCGAGCAGTAG
- a CDS encoding helix-turn-helix domain-containing protein: MQPKTLGEHIQKRRMDLGLFQRQAADKMGVSAASICSWERGTEPELRHIPKIIEFLGYVPFDGPDDLFGRLRYFKKVHGMSFDRLGVAMGRDPEQLVDWLSNGMKPCKRNKEFICSFLKKNSR, encoded by the coding sequence TTGCAACCCAAAACGCTTGGTGAGCATATCCAGAAGCGCCGGATGGATTTGGGGTTGTTCCAGCGGCAAGCTGCTGACAAGATGGGTGTCTCAGCGGCATCGATATGTAGTTGGGAGCGGGGAACGGAACCGGAGTTAAGGCATATCCCCAAGATCATCGAATTTCTCGGGTACGTACCTTTTGACGGCCCGGATGATCTGTTCGGACGGCTGCGGTACTTCAAGAAGGTCCACGGGATGTCGTTCGATCGCCTCGGTGTGGCCATGGGGCGGGACCCGGAGCAGCTCGTCGATTGGCTGAGCAACGGGATGAAGCCGTGCAAAAGGAATAAAGAGTTTATATGCAGCTTCTTAAAGAAAAATAGTAGATGA
- a CDS encoding universal stress protein: MKILTIYDGTIQSKTALRYGIRKAKEKGGEVLVLHVFQSSLFIDYGAGPKAEEAARAEVKRHLQDAENMIREVGPDVSVKIMSVEGDPAEETLRVAEAEHAGLILASPRYRAILKKASCPVYIMPGTILVPLGSSDMSLANKEDIIAETKATSSKVLLLGIVPVHLYSAGEKVELEQVKKWTTATVKKIKSALTKEGIDVSEAIKSGYPDEEILKAAEEYSVSLIMLPAGGKTPSELTKAASILLDEPERARMPILLMREAGV; encoded by the coding sequence ATGAAGATTCTTACCATATACGATGGCACAATCCAGTCCAAGACCGCCCTGCGCTATGGGATAAGGAAAGCAAAGGAAAAGGGTGGAGAGGTCTTAGTCCTGCATGTATTCCAGAGCAGCTTGTTCATTGACTACGGTGCCGGTCCCAAGGCAGAGGAAGCTGCCCGTGCTGAGGTAAAGAGGCACCTGCAAGATGCCGAGAACATGATCCGGGAAGTTGGTCCGGATGTGAGTGTAAAGATAATGTCTGTAGAGGGAGACCCTGCAGAGGAGACCCTGCGTGTCGCAGAAGCCGAGCACGCAGGATTGATCCTTGCCTCACCGCGCTACAGGGCGATCCTGAAGAAGGCCTCCTGCCCGGTATACATCATGCCAGGAACCATCCTGGTCCCCCTCGGCAGCTCGGACATGTCGTTGGCCAACAAAGAGGACATCATCGCAGAGACAAAGGCCACGAGTTCGAAGGTGTTGCTCCTCGGTATTGTGCCTGTCCATCTCTACAGCGCGGGAGAAAAAGTGGAGCTTGAACAGGTGAAGAAGTGGACAACCGCGACGGTCAAGAAGATCAAAAGCGCATTGACCAAAGAGGGGATCGATGTTTCGGAGGCGATCAAGTCCGGTTACCCGGACGAGGAGATCCTGAAGGCAGCCGAGGAATACTCGGTGTCCCTGATCATGCTTCCCGCAGGCGGAAAAACGCCTTCCGAGCTGACCAAGGCCGCGTCTATTTTACTCGATGAGCCGGAACGGGCGCGCATGCCGATTCTGCTCATGCGTGAGGCAGGGGTGTAA
- a CDS encoding universal stress protein, which yields MQIKTILFPTDFSNGARAAMDHAVSLAKDYQAKLILLYVIQDISIAEWYIPSSLSVGDLVEDMQKSAWKEMDKWIAEVSKQVKDVEKIVVRGVPFVEIIQTAKERSADLIVIGTHGRTGIDHMLFGSTAEKVVRKASCPVLTVRIAGKEFKMP from the coding sequence ATGCAGATCAAGACTATTTTATTCCCGACTGACTTCTCGAACGGCGCCCGCGCGGCCATGGACCATGCCGTCTCGCTGGCAAAGGATTACCAGGCAAAGCTCATCCTGCTCTATGTGATCCAGGACATCAGCATTGCCGAGTGGTACATCCCCTCGTCGCTCTCCGTGGGCGATCTGGTTGAGGACATGCAGAAGAGCGCGTGGAAGGAGATGGACAAGTGGATCGCGGAGGTCTCTAAACAGGTGAAAGACGTGGAGAAGATTGTCGTACGCGGTGTGCCGTTCGTCGAGATCATCCAGACCGCAAAGGAGAGGAGCGCTGACCTGATCGTTATCGGCACCCACGGCAGAACAGGCATCGACCATATGCTCTTCGGAAGCACCGCTGAGAAGGTCGTGCGCAAGGCCTCCTGCCCCGTGCTTACCGTGCGGATCGCAGGCAAAGAGTTCAAAATGCCGTGA
- a CDS encoding phosphoribosyltransferase, with translation MEDLQSLLNTVIRKDYSNGEKIWDEWFFYENVFSFIDVYEKFYDKYYKLTDKFDYICSLGKSGYPLAAKLAFDSKKPLLISSMSEFIYEDRTFILGLPPESANFSVKGKKIFCVDSHTRTGGTIRLANNLITNRQVKHIEYAVLFDCIEDEKHKKSYLKSIKSLYDWETLHKPLNQMVDKSRMLNDDFWMKEDKYWLTYIKTENLKDNVQTLPEINVTTILTPEESKKFITADYINPLDLYLDPKLYSTFINRLLDQLINVDIDTFVALSVASIPIAFNLAIEQQKRFKTKKVKFIFLMNEPLQYYREKMADATGILLCDDVIVSGGLLYAVANLLIGENNNKKVKIIATFFHSLQFPSAGRWYLSSVINQTKAKYIAGISF, from the coding sequence ATGGAAGATTTACAATCATTACTTAATACGGTCATCAGAAAAGATTACTCTAATGGTGAAAAGATTTGGGACGAGTGGTTCTTTTATGAAAACGTATTTTCTTTTATAGATGTCTATGAAAAGTTCTATGACAAGTATTATAAACTAACCGACAAGTTTGATTATATCTGCTCTCTAGGTAAATCAGGTTATCCACTCGCAGCAAAACTCGCCTTTGATTCCAAAAAACCGTTGCTAATCAGTTCAATGTCTGAATTTATATATGAGGATAGAACTTTCATCCTCGGCCTGCCACCGGAATCTGCTAATTTTAGTGTCAAGGGGAAAAAAATATTTTGCGTTGATTCACATACGAGAACAGGCGGTACAATTCGGCTTGCCAATAATCTGATCACAAACAGACAGGTTAAGCACATAGAATATGCGGTATTATTTGATTGTATTGAGGATGAAAAGCATAAAAAATCTTATTTAAAATCAATTAAATCATTATACGACTGGGAAACATTACATAAGCCGTTAAATCAGATGGTCGATAAGTCTAGAATGCTAAATGACGACTTTTGGATGAAAGAGGACAAATACTGGCTGACATACATAAAAACGGAAAATTTAAAAGATAATGTGCAAACTCTTCCAGAGATAAATGTAACAACAATATTGACGCCGGAAGAATCAAAAAAATTTATTACGGCTGATTACATAAACCCATTAGATCTGTACCTTGATCCTAAACTTTATTCAACATTTATTAATAGATTATTAGATCAATTAATAAATGTAGACATCGATACCTTTGTTGCCTTATCTGTTGCATCGATACCAATAGCTTTTAATTTAGCCATTGAACAGCAAAAAAGATTTAAAACAAAAAAAGTAAAATTTATTTTTTTAATGAATGAACCACTTCAATATTATCGTGAAAAAATGGCAGATGCGACCGGCATATTACTTTGTGATGATGTCATCGTAAGCGGTGGTTTACTGTATGCTGTAGCAAATCTGTTAATTGGGGAAAATAACAATAAAAAAGTGAAAATAATAGCTACATTTTTCCATAGCTTACAATTTCCCTCTGCTGGCCGATGGTATCTCAGTTCTGTAATTAATCAAACAAAAGCAAAATATATTGCTGGTATTAGTTTTTAA
- a CDS encoding universal stress protein, which yields MKIMVAYDGTLQAKEALVYGMDKAREKGGEVVALHVFNNSMFIDYDAIVDAQGIAKAEAEQFINEAKTIIREKGKGVKASLFSTEGNPTEEMISFAKAEKVDVLLCPPKFTKIINKYQRALGESELTSEAAKLHVAALSTKSM from the coding sequence ATGAAGATCATGGTTGCTTATGACGGCACGCTGCAGGCGAAAGAAGCCCTGGTGTACGGTATGGACAAAGCGCGGGAGAAGGGCGGAGAGGTAGTGGCACTCCATGTTTTCAACAACAGCATGTTCATCGATTACGATGCTATCGTTGATGCACAGGGCATTGCAAAGGCTGAAGCAGAACAATTTATCAACGAGGCAAAGACCATCATTCGCGAGAAGGGCAAAGGTGTGAAGGCGAGCCTCTTCAGCACTGAAGGGAATCCGACCGAGGAAATGATCAGCTTTGCAAAGGCGGAGAAGGTGGATGTTCTGCTCTGCCCGCCGAAGTTCACGAAGATCATCAACAAGTATCAGAGGGCTTTGGGTGAATCCGAACTCACGAGCGAAGCAGCAAAGCTGCATGTTGCCGCACTTTCCACGAAGTCGATGTAA
- a CDS encoding YifB family Mg chelatase-like AAA ATPase, protein MLSKVISAAVLGIDAYPVEVEVDIASRGLPFFSTVGLPDAAVKESKERVRAALKNTGFDFPLKQVIVNLAPADIKKEGSAFDLPIAVGMLIAEGVLTQEMVDGYLIVGELSLDGRVKPVRGALSMAVLAKKAGYRGMVIPEDNAQEAAVVESVKIFGMQTLPQVVEFLAGNALVEPVNINIQNAFETYSAYQEDFSEVKGQEHAKRAIEVAAAGGHNIIMIGPPGSGKTMLARRLPTVLPQMSFDESIETTKIHSIMGLLRKGQPLIATRPYRSPHHTISDAGLIGGGQVPKPGEVSLSHNGILFLDELPEFKRNVLEALRQPLEDGQVTISRAITSLTYPASLMLVAAMNPCKCGNWGDPAHQCQCTPHQVQTYRSRVSGPLMDRIDIHIEVPAIKFNEISSDTPAEASSLIRERVTKARAIQYARFKSDGIYANAHMKPRHIRKYCKIDEDSLSLMEKAMNRLGLSARAYNRILKVARTIADIEGSEKIATEHISEAIQYRSLDRRMS, encoded by the coding sequence ATGCTCTCCAAGGTCATCAGCGCTGCGGTGCTCGGCATCGACGCCTACCCGGTAGAAGTGGAGGTTGACATTGCGAGCAGGGGGCTTCCATTCTTCTCAACGGTGGGCCTGCCCGATGCAGCGGTGAAAGAAAGTAAGGAGCGCGTGCGTGCGGCGCTCAAGAACACTGGATTCGATTTTCCCCTCAAGCAGGTTATCGTGAACCTCGCGCCGGCGGACATCAAGAAAGAAGGGTCCGCCTTCGACCTGCCGATCGCCGTCGGTATGCTGATCGCCGAAGGCGTCCTGACCCAGGAGATGGTGGACGGTTACTTGATCGTAGGCGAGCTCTCGCTTGATGGCAGGGTAAAACCTGTGCGAGGCGCACTATCCATGGCCGTTCTGGCAAAGAAGGCCGGGTACCGCGGCATGGTGATCCCCGAGGACAATGCGCAGGAGGCGGCGGTCGTCGAGTCTGTCAAGATTTTCGGAATGCAGACCCTGCCGCAGGTGGTGGAGTTTCTCGCGGGCAATGCTCTGGTCGAGCCGGTGAATATCAATATCCAGAATGCCTTCGAAACCTACTCCGCGTATCAGGAAGACTTCTCCGAAGTAAAAGGCCAGGAACATGCCAAGCGCGCTATCGAGGTCGCGGCGGCAGGCGGCCATAACATCATCATGATCGGCCCTCCCGGTTCGGGAAAAACCATGCTGGCGCGCAGGCTTCCGACAGTGCTTCCCCAGATGAGCTTTGACGAGTCAATCGAGACCACCAAGATCCACAGCATCATGGGCCTGCTCAGAAAAGGCCAGCCGCTTATCGCGACAAGACCATACCGTTCGCCGCATCACACAATCTCGGATGCCGGCCTTATCGGCGGCGGCCAGGTGCCGAAACCCGGCGAGGTGAGCCTGTCGCACAACGGGATTCTCTTTCTTGATGAGTTGCCTGAGTTCAAACGGAATGTGCTCGAAGCGCTCCGCCAGCCCCTCGAGGACGGCCAGGTAACGATCTCTCGCGCCATCACATCGCTCACGTATCCCGCGTCATTGATGCTGGTGGCCGCGATGAACCCCTGCAAGTGCGGCAATTGGGGAGATCCGGCGCACCAATGTCAATGTACACCGCATCAGGTGCAGACCTACCGGTCGCGCGTCTCAGGCCCGCTTATGGACCGCATTGATATTCATATAGAAGTGCCTGCAATAAAGTTCAATGAGATATCGTCGGACACGCCTGCGGAAGCATCATCTCTGATCCGCGAGCGCGTTACCAAGGCGCGGGCAATTCAGTATGCACGCTTCAAGAGCGACGGCATCTACGCCAACGCCCACATGAAGCCTCGGCATATCCGGAAGTACTGTAAGATCGACGAAGACTCGCTCAGTCTTATGGAAAAAGCAATGAACCGTCTGGGGCTTTCGGCACGTGCGTATAATCGCATCCTCAAAGTGGCGAGAACGATCGCCGACATCGAAGGCAGCGAGAAGATCGCGACCGAACATATCTCCGAAGCGATACAGTATCGGAGTCTGGATAGAAGGATGAGTTGA
- a CDS encoding ferritin → MVQKASPKLTEMMNQAIAGELQAIVQYMWHHIMVKGLNSASLMDVFEDIAVEEMKHAEKIAERLFYFDVAPTIKPNPIAKGGTPEQMLKADVKAEEEAITLYKDIIKRASTEGDDTTRLLFEEILSDEERHHDTFTTLLGK, encoded by the coding sequence ATGGTGCAGAAGGCGAGTCCCAAATTGACGGAAATGATGAACCAGGCAATAGCAGGAGAGTTGCAGGCAATCGTGCAGTATATGTGGCACCACATCATGGTGAAGGGCCTCAATTCAGCGTCTCTCATGGACGTGTTCGAGGATATTGCCGTTGAGGAGATGAAACACGCCGAGAAGATCGCCGAGAGGCTTTTTTACTTCGATGTGGCCCCCACCATCAAGCCCAATCCCATAGCCAAGGGCGGAACCCCCGAGCAGATGCTGAAGGCCGACGTAAAAGCCGAGGAAGAGGCCATCACCTTGTACAAGGACATAATCAAGCGGGCCTCTACAGAGGGTGATGACACAACGAGACTGCTCTTCGAAGAGATCCTCTCGGATGAGGAACGGCACCACGATACGTTCACGACGCTCCTGGGAAAGTAA
- a CDS encoding phage Gp37/Gp68 family protein, with amino-acid sequence MILTKRVERMAAFFEKFADRDYVGSPVLWFGVSVENQAQAERRIPFLYQMPAAVKFVSVEPMLGPIDLTGYLSKKRGPLVPRSFQLWASSRLIDWIICGPETGPGARPFDLTWARGLRDQCQSVVVPFFYKGKKPPKDLRVFEEPTPPPCPTRRAAAK; translated from the coding sequence ATGATCCTGACAAAGCGGGTGGAACGCATGGCCGCGTTTTTCGAGAAGTTCGCGGATCGGGATTACGTGGGAAGCCCGGTGCTCTGGTTCGGTGTTTCCGTGGAAAACCAGGCACAGGCTGAGCGACGGATACCGTTCTTGTATCAAATGCCAGCAGCTGTCAAGTTCGTTTCGGTCGAGCCGATGCTTGGCCCGATAGACCTAACCGGCTATCTAAGCAAAAAGCGCGGGCCTCTCGTACCCCGCAGTTTTCAGCTTTGGGCGTCGAGCCGACTGATAGACTGGATAATCTGCGGGCCCGAGACCGGGCCGGGCGCACGGCCTTTTGATCTGACCTGGGCCCGGGGCCTGCGGGACCAGTGCCAGTCCGTCGTGGTACCCTTTTTCTACAAGGGGAAAAAGCCGCCAAAGGATCTGAGAGTCTTCGAAGAACCAACCCCGCCGCCTTGCCCCACCCGCCGCGCGGCGGCTAAGTGA